In Pyrus communis chromosome 1, drPyrComm1.1, whole genome shotgun sequence, the following are encoded in one genomic region:
- the LOC137717291 gene encoding uncharacterized protein At5g65660-like translates to MESQNFSPPDVDASRPSLGFPLGTALLLIIIFSLSGIFSCCYHWDKLRSLRRSFNQNADPEADVQPPSPSKSKPAHLDLKQKQRESLPVIMAGDQIPKFMALPCPREPPRDEKTVVKVQKQPKPPRFPVPLY, encoded by the exons ATGGAGAGCCAGAACTTTTCACCACCCGACGTAGATGCATCTCGGCCGTCCTTGGGCTTCCCTCTCGGCACGgctcttctcttgatcatcataTTCAGCCTCAGTGGAATCTTCTCGTGCTGCTACCACTGGGACAAGCTTAGATCACTCCGTAGATCTTTTAACCAAAACGCTGACCCCGAGGCTGATGTCCAACCGCCATCTCCCTCCaaatctaaacctgcccacttg GATTTGAAGCAGAAGCAGAGGGAAAGCTTGCCGGTGATAATGGCAGGTGACCAGATTCCAAAGTTTATGGCATTGCCATGTCCTAGAGAACCTCCGAGAGATGAGAAGACTGTGGTGAAGGTGCAAAAGCAGCCCAAGCCACCTCGATTTCCTGTTCCTTTGTATTAG
- the LOC137718418 gene encoding uncharacterized protein, with protein sequence MAVRASVAKAAQQSTTLRRSPRFLHHQKTQEPELSIATVRKSQRLVCLEKSAAESENPRTPKSTARSNRVVCSLSLPLSSKNSSESHDGPRKSPRLNNGVEGFQSLRRSSRILNKQLVLVDEGKGSSKKIFKKLGKLENGSSNCGNLSSGSAKCRRKSVRFCIEQSVVNQCTDKATGSRSKSGKNRSLKKEEFSSVGKDGACTDSSEGISKKCKMQEIDGVNKEVGVRRKRKRDEEGVGVVQGWTKEQELALQRAYLIAKPTPHFWKKVSKLVPGKSAQECFDRVHSEHRTPPQPHTRSRANTLTNSSPLGQFSLSASKLLKPSEPKSKRQECSKQRRHVAQKTVRQLIQKHYQVYQDYEGDLFRVLEPSLGSPSESHASVIPSTPKNLQEKKKILQNCSQRSSSGHKKLLSRFSSSCGKPLVSPPVLKQVRNKVRHEKYIDQLHTREAKRKAASTRNQQSTSGIGEVDAVRTAKIALVSDARDAINKLQHLQANVTGDSSDFNDGGIISDDEEGEDDA encoded by the exons ATGGCCGTGAGAGCCTCCGTAGCCAAGGCAGCACAACAGAGCACAACTCTCCGAAGGTCTCCTAGATTTCTCCACCACCAGAAAACTCAAGAACCAGAGCTGTCCATAGCCACTGTCCGGAAATCTCAGAGACTTGTCTGCCTTGAAAAGAGCGCTGCGGAGTCTGAAAACCCGAGAACCCCCAAATCCACAGCCAGAAGCAACCGTGTCGTATGTTCATTGAGTCTTCCACTTAGCTCTAAGAATTCGAGTGAATCTCACGATGGGCCGAGAAAATCTCCGAGATTGAACAATGGGGTTGAGGGGTTTCAGAGTCTTAGACGTTCCTCAAGGATTTTGAACAAGCAGCTCGTCCTTGTTGATGAAGGTAAGGGTTCCTcgaaaaaaatatttaagaaaTTGGGCAAATTGGAAAATGGGTCGAGTAATTGCGGAAATTTGAGTTCTGGGTCAGCAAAATGTCGAAGAAAATCTGTCAGGTTCTGTATTGAGCAATCTGTTGTGAATCAATGCACTGATAAGGCAACTGGGTCTAGATCTAAGAGTGGAAAAAATAGGTCATTGAAGAAAGAGGAGTTCTCAAGTGTTGGAAAAGATGGAGCTTGTACTGATTCATCCGAAGGAATTTCGAAAAAGTGCAAAATGCAAGAGATAGATGGTGTAAATAAAGAAGTGGGGGttaggaggaagagaaagagggaCGAAGAAGGTGTTGGGGTTGTTCAAGGGTGGACAAAGGAACAAGAATTGGCATTGCAGAGAGCTTATTTAATAGCAAAGCCAACACCCCACTTCTGGAAGAAGGTTTCCAAACTG GTGCCTGGAAAATCTGCACAGGAGTGCTTTGATAGAGTCCATTCTGAGCATAGAACTCCACCTCAACCTCATACCCGGTCGAGGGCAAACACATTAACAAATTCGTCCCCCCTTGGACAGTTTTCACTCTCTGCAAGTAAACTGCTTAAACCCAGTGAGCCAAAGTCTAAAAGGCAAGAATGCAGTAAACAGAGGAGGCATGTTGCCCAGAAAACAGTCCGACAATTAATACAAAAACATTATCAAGTGTACCAAGATTATGAGGGAGATCTTTTTAGGGTACTCGAGCCCAGTCTAGGTTCACCTAGCGAGAGTCATGCAAGTGTTATACCTTCTACCCCAAAAAATTTacaggaaaagaagaaaattcttCAGAATTGCAGTCAAAGATCTTCTTCAGGTCATAAGAAGCTGCTGTCGAGATTTAGTAGCTCATGTGGTAAACCTCTCGTTAGCCCCCCGGTATTGAAGCAAGTCAGAAACAAGGTCCGGCATGAGAAGTATATAGACCAATTACATACCAGGGAAGCGAAGAGAAAAGCAGCATCTACGCGCAATCAGCAATCCACTTCTGGAATTGGTGAGGTGGATGCAGTGAGAACTGCAAAAATTGCCCTGGTTTCTGATGCAAGAGATGCTATCAATAAACTCCAACATCTGCAGGCCAATGTTACCGGTGACTCTTCTGATTTCAACGATGGTGGCATTATAAGTGATGACGAGGAGGGTGAAGATGATGCTTAG
- the LOC137718493 gene encoding transcription factor bHLH93: MELSQHGFLEELLLAPRRDSWSSYSSGLNELFPINGWSFDSFEENPVLVSSINPQFVGFSTTQPTFEECPFTTTTTASSFSYPFVVGGLCAVPEISNTTTPSPFPPQDHQDYPSMVEDEEFGNFLGSENHSSCLELEESKNNNNISTCKVEMDQQAADHHIIPSAFTMGLCGEKRSSKSKKLEGQPSKNLMAERRRRKRLNDRLSMLRSIVPKISKMDRTSILGDTIDYMKELLERINKLQEEGVEEGTNQISLMGTSKDLNPSEVLVRNSPKFDVERRDKDTRIDICCATKPGLLLSTVNTIEALGLEIQQCVISCFNDFSMQASCFEGAGQRDLLSPQDIKQALFRNAGYGGRCL; encoded by the exons atggagctTAGCCAACATGGTTTCTTAGAGGAACTGCTGCTGGCTCCAAGAAGAGACAGTTGGAGCAGCTACTCCTCTGGATTGAATGAGTTATTTCCCATCAATGGATGGAGTTTCGATTCTTTTGAAGAGAACCCAGTTCTGGTTTCCTCAATTAATCCTCAATTTGTTGGATTCTCCACCACACAACCAACCTTTGAAGAATGCCCattcaccaccaccactactgcCTCCTCCTTCTCCTACCCTTTTGTTGTTGGTGGCCTCTGTGCAGTCCCAGAGATTAGTAACACTACTACCCCTTCTCCATTTCCTCCACAAGATCATCAGGATTACCCTTCAATGGTGGAAGATGAAGAGTTTGGTAATTTTCTTGGGAGTGAAAACCACAGCAGCTGCTTGGAGTTGGAAGAAAGCAAGAACAACAATAATATCAGTACTTGCAAAGTTGAGATGGACCAGCAAGCAGCAGATCATCACATTATTCCTTCAGCTTTTACCATGGGATTGTGTGGTGAAAAGAGAAGCAGTAAGTCTAAGAAGTTAGAAGGGCAGCCTTCAAAGAATCTTATggcagagagaagaagaaggaagcgCTTGAATGACCGCCTTTCCATGCTCAGATCAATTGTCCCAAAGATTAGCAAG ATGGACAGAACATCTATACTTGGAGACACAATAGATTATATGAAAGAGCTTTTGGAAAGGATCAATAAGTTGCAAGAGGAAGGGGTTGAAGAGGGTACCAATCAAATCAGCTTAATGGGCACCTCCAAGGACCTAAACCCCAGTGAGGTACTAGTCAGAAATTCCCCCAAG TTTGATGTGGAGAGGAGAGACAAAGATACCAGGATAGACATATGCTGTGCAACCAAGCCAGGATTGCTGCTGTCAACAGTGAACACTATAGAAGCATTAGGGCTTGAGATTCAACAGTGTGTTATAAGTTGTTTCAATGATTTTTCAATGCAAGCTTCATGTTTTGAG GGAGCTGGGCAGAGAGATTTATTAAGTCCTCAGGACATAAAGCAAGCATTGTTCAGAAATGCAGGATATGGAGGAAGATGTTTGTAG